Below is a genomic region from Streptomyces ferrugineus.
CGCTCCCCCGCCACCGGCGCGATGCGCTCGGCCAGGCCGAGGGTGATCAGGGCGCGCGCCGGAGGCAGGTAGACGCTGGCCGGCACCTGCTGGGTCAGGGCCAGGTCGCCCAGGCAGACACCGTCGTCGCCGGCGGCGGCCAGGGCGGCGATGAGTTCGGCCCGGTAGCGGTTGCCGAAGATCCCTGCCGACAGGCGCCGCAACTCCTCCGCATGCTGCATGATTTATTTATCGCGAATCGCGAATCATTTGTCAATACAGGCAAGTTGATGTTGGCGGGTACCTGGACGTAGGGCGCGATCTATGACGCACGGGCGCCGGGTTGATGCTGTCCGGAACACGCTGTACGGACGGGGCCGGCGAGCGGGCGGTGTGTTATGAGGTCTGGCAGCCCGCCCGTCGGCAGCCGCTCGGGCACGCGGCGGGCGGCAGGCGAGGGAGCGTTCATGGCACGGGAGTTACGGGTTCTCCACCAAGACCAGTACGGAGTGCGGCGGACACGGCCGGCCGAGCGGATGGCAGAGGTTCCGCTGACCGAGCGGGGCGAGGTGTGGCAGCCGTCGCGGCACCCGTCCCAGCGCAGCATCGTCACCTGGTGGTGGGCGGCGACCAACAGGCGGCTTGTGGGCTGTCGGTCGCTGGACCGGCTGTCGATGGCGATGCTGCTGGATTTCCATCCGGGGGTGGTCGACTTCAGCGCCTGGGCGGCGCAGCTGGTCTGGCGGGAAAAGGGCCGGCAGCGGCAGCTGGTGCCGGACTTCTTCGTGCGCACCGCGGCCGGTCAGACGCTGGTGGTGGCCTGCCCGCCGCAGACGGGACCGAGCGGCAGGTTCGAGCGGCAGCTGGCGGTGCTGCGCGAGGCCTGTGAGCAGACGGGCTGGCAGCTCGCCGCGCCGCGGCTGCCGGGAACGGTGGCGCTGGTCAATCTGCGGTGGGTCTCGCGCCGCCGCCATCCCCGGTACGGCGACGCGGAGGTGGAGGCAGCACTGGCGCGGTCCTTCACCCGGCCACGGCCGCTGATGGAAGGCGTGGAGGCGTGCGGGGTGCCGCGGACGCTGGCCCTGCCCCGGCTCTACCACATGCTGTGGCACCGTCGGCTGGGCGTGGACTGGAGCGTGCCGCTCGGTCCCGGGGCGGCGGTGGGGCCGCTGGCTGCGGGCGAACCGGACGCGGTGCGCCGCCCGTTGGCGACGGAGCAGCCGTGACGGCGGCCGCAGTGGAGCGGGCATCGCTGGTGGTGCGGCGCGCCCCGCGCGGGGTGCTGGTGCGCGGCGACCAAGTGCGCTGGCGCGGAAGCCGGTACACGGTGGCCGGTCTGGACGGGGCGAAAGTACTCCTGGTTCCCGGCGGCGGAGGGCAGGATCCGGTGTCGGTGCTGCTGGCCATGCTGGCCTCGGCTGCGGACTTCGCGGTCCTGGACGAGGCGGGGCAGCCCGTCACGCAGGCCGAGCTGCCCGACTTCGCTGCCCTGGAAGGCATTCCCGCACATGCGGCGCAGGCGGCGCAGCAGTGGTGGCGGGCGGTCATCGAGGTCGATACCGGGCTGCCGCCGGACGCGGCTGCGGGGGCGCGGCCGCGGCCCATGTACAACCCGGCCACCACCACGTTCATCGAGCGTTACCAGGCCAAGGCGGCGGAGCTGCGCGCGGTGCTGGGCTGGTCGGTGTCCTGGCAGACGGTGCAGGCCAAACGGCTGGCGTACCGCAAGAAGCGCACGGTGGCGTCGCTGGTGGATCAGCGCAGCACCAAGAAGCAGCGGCTGTACGGGCTGACCGATCAGCGGGTGGTGGACCAGCTTCTGTTGCTGGTGGACCGGCAGCGGCGGCGGCAGGATACGCCCAGCGACGCGCGCAAGTTGTTCAAGCAGCTGCGCCGTTCGGTGCGTGCCGCGCACGGCGAGTCGGTCAAGGTCCCGGCCGAGCCGACGCTCTACAAGCTGCTGCAGCGGCTGGGCATCGACGCGAGGGACCTGGGCGGCAGCCGGGGTGCTCGGGGCCAATCGGGTGCGGGGTCGGTGCCGCCGTTCTCGGTGACGTCGGCGACGATGCCGGGCGAGCTGGTGCAGATCGACTCCACCGATCTGGACATCTGGGTGCTGGGCGATGACGGCCAGCCGGCCCGGGTCGAGCTGACCTGCGCGGTGTGTGTGGCGACCCGCAGCATCATCGCCGCGGTGGTGCGCCCCAAGCAGCCGGGCCGGCGCGGCAAACGACGCAAGGGCGGACAGGGCGGGCTGGTGGGAGCCCCGCGCCGCAAAGGCCGGGCGACGAAGGCGGTGGACGCCTGCGAGCTGCTGGCGCAGGCCCTGGTTCCGGTGCCGATGCGGCCCGGTTTCGACGCGGCCGTCCACGCCAGCGCATCTGCCCTGCCCTATGAGGAACTGGTCGCCGTCGATGCCCGGTTCGCGCAGGCCGCTGCCCGGCCGGTGATCATCCCGGATCTGATCGTCATCGACCACGGCACGGTGTTCGCCGGGCGGACCTTCTTCGACGCCTGCGAATACCTGGGCATCTCGGTGCGGCCGGCCCGCAAGCGCACCGGTCAGGACAAGTCGGTCGTGGAGCGCACCTTCGGCTCCATCAAGTCGATGTTCAGCCAGCACGTGAACACGTACACCGGGAACGATCCGGTGCGGGTGCGGCGGACGGTGGACGGCGAGCGGCTGTGGACGCTGGCCGAGCTCGACGACATGCTCCAGCAGTGGATCGCGCTTGAGTGGCAGAACAAGCCGCACCCCGAGCTCGCCGACCCGTACGACGCCTACCTTCCCGAGCTGACGCCGAACGAGATGTACGCCGCGTGCGTGGCCGTCGAGGGCTACCTGCCGATCCCGCTGGCCCAGGACGACTACCTGCGGCTGCTGCCGACCGCGTGGGTGGGAGTGAGCCCGCAGGGTATCCGCTTCAAGAACCGCACCTATGACAACCCCGAGCGCGATCCGAAGAAGGGGCTGAACCCCTGCCGGAAAACCCGTTCAGGACTGCGGGGCAAACGCAAGGGCCGGTGGGAGGTGCGGTATACGCCGAACGACCCGTCCCGGGTATGGCTGCGCGACCACCACAGGAACGAGTGGGTGGAGGCGACATGGGTGCACCAGCACGTG
It encodes:
- a CDS encoding TnsA-like heteromeric transposase endonuclease subunit; translated protein: MARELRVLHQDQYGVRRTRPAERMAEVPLTERGEVWQPSRHPSQRSIVTWWWAATNRRLVGCRSLDRLSMAMLLDFHPGVVDFSAWAAQLVWREKGRQRQLVPDFFVRTAAGQTLVVACPPQTGPSGRFERQLAVLREACEQTGWQLAAPRLPGTVALVNLRWVSRRRHPRYGDAEVEAALARSFTRPRPLMEGVEACGVPRTLALPRLYHMLWHRRLGVDWSVPLGPGAAVGPLAAGEPDAVRRPLATEQP
- a CDS encoding DDE-type integrase/transposase/recombinase: MTAAAVERASLVVRRAPRGVLVRGDQVRWRGSRYTVAGLDGAKVLLVPGGGGQDPVSVLLAMLASAADFAVLDEAGQPVTQAELPDFAALEGIPAHAAQAAQQWWRAVIEVDTGLPPDAAAGARPRPMYNPATTTFIERYQAKAAELRAVLGWSVSWQTVQAKRLAYRKKRTVASLVDQRSTKKQRLYGLTDQRVVDQLLLLVDRQRRRQDTPSDARKLFKQLRRSVRAAHGESVKVPAEPTLYKLLQRLGIDARDLGGSRGARGQSGAGSVPPFSVTSATMPGELVQIDSTDLDIWVLGDDGQPARVELTCAVCVATRSIIAAVVRPKQPGRRGKRRKGGQGGLVGAPRRKGRATKAVDACELLAQALVPVPMRPGFDAAVHASASALPYEELVAVDARFAQAAARPVIIPDLIVIDHGTVFAGRTFFDACEYLGISVRPARKRTGQDKSVVERTFGSIKSMFSQHVNTYTGNDPVRVRRTVDGERLWTLAELDDMLQQWIALEWQNKPHPELADPYDAYLPELTPNEMYAACVAVEGYLPIPLAQDDYLRLLPTAWVGVSPQGIRFKNRTYDNPERDPKKGLNPCRKTRSGLRGKRKGRWEVRYTPNDPSRVWLRDHHRNEWVEATWVHQHVVGRPFTQFLWDIAASQHLERGGRLDDEEAIAHALADLLERAAQGPDRAALVQMPDGYTSVPPPAPPAEFDPYAGRAPLDRSQLLPDPDSELGDGPLVLDDTGLYATSPAGAAIDWESGPAAPDASLAAWEGVQPGEAAGEEGEDLTARYRRIIAEIRQTPPDGDGEDDDPGSE